In Populus alba chromosome 1, ASM523922v2, whole genome shotgun sequence, a single window of DNA contains:
- the LOC118040941 gene encoding amino acid transporter AVT6E encodes MDSNYTTISNNSYVDLQIRDDPQNPLPQRKTHIKLHPLHEVENFIGNGQSLDDDDQDDFDIDDYPLVSKKKTSKDSGIYGAVFNLTTSIIGAGIMALPATMKVLGLVLGFVLIIVMGILSEISVELLVRFSVRFKASSYGEVVRFALGKPAKVLSEICIIVNNAGVLVVYLIIIGDVMSGSLHHVGVFDQWLGNGFWDHRKLVILVVVVVFLAPLCALDKIDSLSLTSAASVALAVVFVVVCFIIAFVKLIEGKIESPRMTPDFGSKQAILDLLVVIPIMTNAYVCHFNVQPIYNELEGRSPQKMNRVGRITTVLCVVVYASTAISGYLLFGKDTESDVLTNFDKDLGIRFSSALNYIVRIGYILHLVLVFPVVHFSLRQTVDVLVFEGSAPLSESRKRSLALTAVLLALIYFGSTMIPNIWTAFKFTGATTAVSLGFIFPSLVALRLSQSGEDLNVGEKFLSWLMLILAIIVSIVGVIGNIYSLKSDSE; translated from the coding sequence ATGGATAGCAATTACACAACCATATCAAATAACTCATACGTAGATTTACAAATACGCGATGATCCTCAAAACCCATTACCCCAAAGAAAAACCCACATCAAATTGCACCCTCTTCATGAAGTTGAGAATTTTATTGGCAATGGCCAAAGTCTTGACGACGACGATCAAGATGATTTTGACATTGATGATTATCCACTCGTttcgaaaaagaaaacaagtaaagATTCTGGTATTTATGGCGCCGTTTTTAATCTCACTACTTCCATTATTGGGGCTGGGATTATGGCCTTACCTGCTACAATGAAGGTTCTTGGATTGGTTTTGGGATTTGTTTTGATAATAGTCATGGGTATTTTGTCTGAAATTAGTGTTGAATTGTTAGTTAGGTTTTCAGTTCGGTTTAAGGCTTCTTCTTATGGTGAAGTTGTTCGGTTTGCCTTAGGGAAACCTGCTAAGGTTTTGTCTGAAATTTGCATCATTGTGAACAATGCCGGTGTTTTGGTTgtgtatttgataattatagGTGATGTCATGTCAGGATCGCTCCATCATGTCGGGGTTTTCGACCAGTGGTTAGGAAATGGGTTTTGGGATCATAGGAAGTTGGTGATTTTGGTTGTTGTGGTGGTTTTTTTAGCACCCCTTTGTGCATTGGATAAGATTGATTCTTTGAGCTTGACTTCGGCTGCTTCTGTGGCTCTGGCTGTGGTTTTTGTTGTggtatgttttattattgctttTGTTAAGCTCATTGAAGGGAAAATTGAGTCCCCGAGGATGACTCCTGATTTTGGTTCGAAGCAGGCTATTTTGGATTTGCTTGTGGTGATTCCGATCATGACAAACGCTTATGTTTGCCACTTCAATGTTCAGCCTATATACAACGAACTTGAAGGACGATCACCTCAGAAAATGAACAGGGTGGGCAGGATCACCACTGTTCTTTGCGTTGTGGTTTATGCTTCAACTGCGATATCAGGTTATTTACTTTTTGGCAAGGATACTGAATCTGATGTGTTGACCAATTTTGACAAGGACCTTGGAATTCGTTTTAGCTCTGCCTTGAATTATATTGTTAGGATTGGCTACATTCTTCATTTGGTTCTCGTTTTTCCTGTTGTTCATTTCTCTTTAAGACAAACAGTGGATGTCTTGGTGTTTGAGGGATCAGCTCCGCTTTCAGAGAGTAGGAAGAGGTCTTTGGCCTTAACAGCTGTTCTATTGGCACTGATTTATTTTGGGTCTACTATGATTCCAAATATTTGGACTGCTTTCAAATTTACAGGGGCGACAACGGCAGTTTCATTAGGTTTTATATTCCCATCTCTTGTTGCATTGAGGTTAAGTCAGAGTGGGGAGGATTTAAACGTTGGAGAGAAGTTTTTGTCATGGCTGATGTTAATATTGGCTATAATAGTTAGTATTGTTGGAGTGATTGGCAATATTTATAGCCTCAAAAGCGATTCTGAATGA